The proteins below are encoded in one region of Planctopirus limnophila DSM 3776:
- a CDS encoding DUF1552 domain-containing protein, with protein MNRITGMAVPRRLFLQAAGVGLALPLLESMTPALAKTPRESETPRRFLGICNNLGLLPEHFFPQGTGRDYEASTYLKLLERHRNDFTVFSGVSHPDVDGGHPADICFLTAAPHPSSGGFRNTISLDQYIAEQIGIKTRFPSLTLGVNTSGGLRSLSWTGSGVLIPCEEKPSAIFRAMFTQGSPAQIEAQVRKLEQGQSILDAVAGQAKDLQKSLPARDRERLDQYFGSVRDLEQRLAVGKEWERKPKPTAPGPVPTDISTPAEYMAKTKLMYDMARLAFESDSTRSITLMLDSVNSPVLELEDHEITEGYHNLSHHGKSPAKLAQLQAIDEWHMKLLDGLFTSLKDSKEDGQPLLDRTMILYGSNLGNASTHVTTNLPTLLAGGGFRHGQHLGFDRDRNYPLPNLFVSMLQRMGLETDHFASSTGTMRGLELA; from the coding sequence ATGAATCGCATTACCGGAATGGCCGTGCCACGGCGTCTGTTTCTGCAAGCCGCCGGTGTCGGCTTGGCGCTGCCGCTCCTGGAATCGATGACACCCGCCTTGGCGAAGACTCCCAGGGAGTCGGAAACACCCCGGCGGTTCCTCGGCATCTGCAACAACCTCGGCTTGCTTCCAGAGCACTTCTTTCCCCAGGGGACTGGTCGTGACTACGAGGCTTCGACCTACCTGAAGCTCCTCGAGCGCCATCGCAACGACTTCACAGTCTTCAGCGGCGTTTCCCATCCCGATGTCGATGGTGGCCACCCCGCCGACATCTGCTTTCTGACTGCCGCCCCCCATCCCTCCAGCGGCGGCTTCCGCAACACGATCTCGCTCGACCAGTACATCGCCGAGCAGATCGGCATCAAAACCCGCTTTCCCTCGCTGACGCTGGGCGTCAACACCTCCGGTGGCCTTCGCAGCCTCTCCTGGACGGGATCCGGCGTGCTGATCCCCTGTGAGGAGAAGCCCTCTGCCATCTTCCGTGCCATGTTCACCCAGGGGTCGCCGGCGCAGATCGAGGCCCAGGTGAGGAAACTCGAGCAGGGGCAGAGCATTCTCGATGCCGTCGCGGGACAAGCCAAAGATCTCCAGAAGTCGCTCCCCGCACGAGATCGCGAGCGGCTCGACCAATACTTCGGCAGCGTGCGCGATCTCGAACAGCGGCTGGCCGTTGGTAAGGAGTGGGAACGCAAACCCAAACCCACCGCGCCCGGCCCCGTCCCGACCGATATCTCCACGCCGGCGGAATACATGGCCAAGACGAAGCTCATGTACGATATGGCCCGCCTCGCCTTCGAGAGCGATTCGACCCGCTCGATCACGTTGATGCTCGACAGCGTCAACTCGCCGGTTCTTGAGCTGGAGGACCACGAGATCACCGAGGGCTACCACAACCTTTCGCATCACGGCAAATCCCCCGCGAAATTGGCCCAGCTCCAGGCGATCGACGAGTGGCACATGAAGCTCTTGGACGGCCTCTTCACCTCGCTCAAGGATTCCAAGGAGGATGGCCAGCCGCTCCTCGACCGCACGATGATCCTCTACGGCTCGAACCTCGGGAACGCCTCGACCCATGTGACGACCAATCTCCCCACGCTTCTGGCGGGTGGCGGATTCCGTCACGGCCAGCACCTCGGCTTCGACCGCGACCGCAACTACCCGCTCCCCAACCTCTTCGTCAGCATGCTCCAGCGCATGGGCCTCGAAACCGACCACTTCGCCAGCTCAACCGGCACAATGCGCGGCCTCGAACTCGCGTGA